In the Acidimicrobiales bacterium genome, one interval contains:
- a CDS encoding HD domain-containing phosphohydrolase, translating into MTGAGGSGVRLAELVSALSLATDLGLGQPQEHIIRQTLIAMRMAELEGLSDDELAAIFYVSLLAWVGCIADAHEMGKWFGDDMAIRADSYLIDMTGLPMMRFMIGHVAAGSSPIRRLTMIGRFLAGGSNEVRQSMASHCETSGELSLRLGLGPEVRDPLQQAFERWDGKGSPAQLAGPEIARIMRIIHVANDVEMLYRIGGVDAAVEMLRSRRGTEFDPDLVDDFCAHAGDLLASVEELDGWSTLIGGRDELGQVLTGQELDEALEAFADYADVKSPFMLGHSRGVAGLAAAAAATVGLPSDDVTLVRRAALVHDVGTIGVSAGILDRPGRLSEAELERVRTHPYLTARTFSKPATLAAIGQLAAMHHERMDGSGYPSGLAGDSLPVTARVIAAADVYHALLEPRPHRTAWTPGEAQEMLAAEVTAGRLDGDAVRAVLEAAGHRVRHQAGHAGGLSSREVEVLVLLARGMTKKQIAATLTISTKTVSAHVEHIYAKLGVSSRGGAALFAMRHGLIAVGEVTD; encoded by the coding sequence GTGACCGGCGCGGGAGGCAGCGGGGTTCGGCTGGCTGAACTGGTGTCGGCGCTTTCGCTGGCGACGGACCTGGGACTGGGCCAACCGCAGGAGCACATCATCCGCCAGACGCTCATCGCCATGCGGATGGCGGAGCTCGAGGGTCTGTCCGACGACGAGCTGGCGGCCATCTTCTACGTGTCGCTCCTCGCCTGGGTCGGGTGCATCGCCGACGCACACGAGATGGGCAAGTGGTTCGGCGACGACATGGCGATACGTGCCGACAGCTACCTGATCGACATGACGGGCCTGCCCATGATGCGCTTCATGATCGGTCACGTTGCCGCCGGCAGCTCGCCGATTCGACGTCTCACGATGATCGGTCGCTTCCTCGCCGGCGGGTCGAACGAGGTGCGCCAGTCGATGGCGTCGCACTGCGAGACCTCCGGCGAGCTGTCGCTGCGTCTCGGGCTCGGCCCCGAGGTCCGCGACCCACTCCAGCAGGCGTTCGAGCGCTGGGACGGCAAGGGGTCCCCGGCCCAGCTGGCGGGCCCGGAGATCGCCCGCATCATGCGGATCATCCACGTCGCCAACGACGTGGAGATGCTGTACCGGATCGGAGGGGTCGACGCCGCGGTGGAGATGCTCCGCTCGAGGCGAGGCACGGAGTTCGACCCCGACCTCGTCGACGACTTCTGCGCCCACGCCGGCGACTTGCTGGCCTCAGTCGAGGAGCTCGACGGTTGGAGCACGCTCATCGGCGGGCGCGACGAGTTGGGGCAAGTGCTCACCGGCCAGGAACTCGACGAGGCGCTCGAGGCCTTTGCCGATTATGCGGATGTGAAGTCGCCGTTCATGCTCGGGCACTCCCGTGGAGTTGCGGGGCTTGCCGCCGCTGCGGCCGCCACCGTCGGCCTGCCGAGTGACGACGTCACCCTCGTCCGGCGAGCGGCCCTCGTGCACGATGTCGGGACCATCGGCGTCTCTGCCGGCATCTTGGATCGGCCCGGGCGGCTCAGCGAGGCCGAACTCGAACGGGTCCGCACCCACCCGTATCTCACGGCGCGCACCTTCTCGAAACCCGCCACACTGGCCGCCATCGGGCAGCTCGCCGCCATGCATCACGAGCGGATGGACGGGTCCGGCTACCCGTCAGGTCTTGCCGGCGACAGCCTGCCCGTGACTGCCCGCGTGATAGCGGCGGCCGACGTCTATCATGCACTGCTCGAACCCCGCCCTCACCGCACTGCGTGGACACCGGGGGAAGCGCAGGAGATGCTCGCTGCCGAGGTCACCGCCGGGCGCCTCGACGGCGACGCAGTCCGGGCCGTCTTGGAGGCAGCCGGGCACCGAGTGCGGCATCAGGCGGGCCACGCCGGCGGGCTCAGTTCCCGTGAGGTCGAGGTGCTGGTGCTGCTCGCCCGGGGGATGACCAAGAAGCAGATCGCGGCGACGCTGACCATCTCGACCAAGACGGTCAGCGCCCACGTAGAGCACATCTACGCCAAGCTCGGCGTGAGCTCCCGGGGCGGGGCCGCCCTGTTCGCCATGCGCCATGGGCTGATCGCCGTGGGCGAGGTCACCGACTGA
- a CDS encoding nuclear transport factor 2 family protein, producing the protein MSETTRQPLQGVSSTTKWAVGGLFLEALAQRDFDQMGGCFNPEATMRALLPYGPDEFQGPAKIVDAFRLWFGGAQGFEVLDGTVGDVGDRLHVSWRLRLNPPPTGNEGWHVVEQQAYLRAAERIDVLDLLCSGFMLDGQR; encoded by the coding sequence ATGAGTGAAACGACCCGACAGCCGCTACAGGGCGTCTCGTCGACGACGAAGTGGGCGGTCGGTGGGCTCTTTCTCGAAGCCCTGGCCCAGCGTGACTTCGACCAGATGGGCGGCTGCTTCAATCCAGAGGCGACGATGCGGGCGCTGCTCCCGTACGGGCCCGATGAGTTTCAGGGCCCGGCGAAAATCGTGGACGCCTTCCGGCTCTGGTTCGGAGGCGCGCAGGGTTTCGAAGTCCTCGACGGCACCGTGGGCGACGTCGGCGATCGTCTCCACGTCTCCTGGCGGCTGCGGCTGAACCCACCGCCAACGGGCAACGAGGGCTGGCACGTCGTCGAGCAGCAGGCCTACCTGCGGGCAGCCGAGCGCATCGACGTCCTCGACCTGCTGTGCTCCGGGTTCATGCTCGACGGCCAGCGCTGA